One segment of Rosa chinensis cultivar Old Blush chromosome 6, RchiOBHm-V2, whole genome shotgun sequence DNA contains the following:
- the LOC112173386 gene encoding serine carboxypeptidase-like 13 isoform X1 yields the protein MRSNMIIYVRFWLWHAFILLLLTSNFALAQSIIKNLPAFQGDLPFKLETGYVGVGDSEEVQLFYYFVESERSPENDPLLIWLTGGPRCSSFYGLIYEIGPLSFKLTNLTTDPLTLVLNPNSWNKVANIIFLDAPAGTGYSYSTTSHGLISSDTLHSTRICEFLQKWLTTHQKFLANPLYVAGDSYSGKIVPIIAQKIADGIEAGIKPHLNLKGYIVGNPVSNGQQDVNSRIVYAHHLGLISDRIYQSANRNCKGEFVDFDPNNQLCLNSLQVIDECIGRIDKEHILAPFCLASINHNQNSILEMNWESNDDSFLDFSFPMVQMCREDKIRYSVLWQNDINVRKALSIREGTKGQWTKCNKTTPYTFDIASSIEYHRNLSRKSLRVIIYSGDHDMAVPYISTLAWIESMNFTIEEDWRPWFSNDQVAGYSLYYSNNKEYNLTYATIKGGGHTAPEYNPKECFDMISRWLAHTPL from the exons ATGCGATCCAACATGATCATTTACGTTAGATTCTGGCTGTGGCATGCTTTTATTCTACTGCTGCTTACTTCCAACTTTGCTCTTGCACAGTCGATCATCAAGAACTTACCAGCCTTCCAGGGTGACCTCCCTTTCAAGCTTGAAACTGG GTATGTGGGCGTGGGAGATTCAGAAGAGGTGCAACTGTTCTACTACTTTGTTGAGTCAGAAAGGAGTCCAGAAAATGATCCTCTGCTGATTTGGTTGACAGGAGGTCCTCGATGCTCTTCGTTTTATGGCCTCATCTACGAAATTG GTCCATTATCTTTCAAACTTACAAATTTGACTACAGATCCCTTAACACTTGTTCTGAATCCAAACTCGTGGAACAAG GTAGCAAACATCATATTCTTAGATGCTCCTGCTGGTACTGGTTACTCCTACTCCACCACTTCCCACGGGTTAATCTCTAGTGACACCTTACATTCAACCCGTATTTGTGAGTTTCTCCAGAAg TGGCTTACGACTCATCAAAAGTTCCTTGCAAATCCACTCTATGTTGCTGGTGACTCTTACTCTGGCAAAATCGTTCCCATCATTGCCCAGAAGATAGCTGATG GTATTGAAGCTGGAATCAAGCCACATTTGAATCTCAAA GGATACATAGTTGGCAATCCAGTTTCAAATGGACAACAGGACGTTAATTCTAGAATTGTATACGCTCATCATCTGGGACTTATATCAGATAGAATATATCAG TCAGCTAACAGGAATTGCAAGGGCGAATTTGTAGATTTTGATCCAAACAATCAACTGTGCCTGAACAGCCTTCAAGTAATCGATGAG TGCATTGGGAGAATTGATAAAGAACATATCTTGGCACCATTTTGCCTTGCATCAATTAACCATAACCAAAATTCCATACTGGAAATGAACTGGGAGTCTAATGATGACAGTTTCTTGGACTTTTCATTTCCTATGGTACAAATGTGTAGg GAAGATAAGATTCGGTATTCCGTTCTATGGCAAAATGATATAAATGTTCGCAAAGCTCTTAGTATTCGGGAG GGAACAAAAGGTCAATGGACTAAATGCAATAAAACTACTCCCTATACATTTGACATCGCAAGTAGTATTGAGTATCATCGCAATCTCAGCCGAAAATCCCTTCGTGTTATAATCTACAG CGGTGATCATGACATGGCTGTTCCATATATAAGTACGCTAGCATGGATAGAATCCATGAACTTtacaattgaagaggattggagaCCATGGTTCTCTAATGATCAAGTTGCAGG ATACAGTCTTTACTATTCGAATAATAAGGAGTATAATTTGACCTATGCGACAATAAAG GGAGGAGGACATACAGCTCCAGAATACAATCCCAAGGAATGTTTTGATATGATCAGTAGGTGGCTAGCGCATACGCCTTTGTAA
- the LOC112173386 gene encoding serine carboxypeptidase-like 13 isoform X2 encodes MRSNMIIYVRFWLWHAFILLLLTSNFALAQSIIKNLPAFQGDLPFKLETGYVGVGDSEEVQLFYYFVESERSPENDPLLIWLTGGPRCSSFYGLIYEIGPLSFKLTNLTTDPLTLVLNPNSWNKVANIIFLDAPAGTGYSYSTTSHGLISSDTLHSTRICEFLQKWLTTHQKFLANPLYVAGDSYSGKIVPIIAQKIADGIEAGIKPHLNLQGYIVGNPVSNGQQDVNSRIVYAHHLGLISDRIYQSANRNCKGEFVDFDPNNQLCLNSLQVIDECIGRIDKEHILAPFCLASINHNQNSILEMNWESNDDSFLDFSFPMVQMCREDKIRYSVLWQNDINVRKALSIREGTKGQWTKCNKTTPYTFDIASSIEYHRNLSRKSLRVIIYSGDHDMAVPYISTLAWIESMNFTIEEDWRPWFSNDQVAGYSLYYSNNKEYNLTYATIKGGGHTAPEYNPKECFDMISRWLAHTPL; translated from the exons ATGCGATCCAACATGATCATTTACGTTAGATTCTGGCTGTGGCATGCTTTTATTCTACTGCTGCTTACTTCCAACTTTGCTCTTGCACAGTCGATCATCAAGAACTTACCAGCCTTCCAGGGTGACCTCCCTTTCAAGCTTGAAACTGG GTATGTGGGCGTGGGAGATTCAGAAGAGGTGCAACTGTTCTACTACTTTGTTGAGTCAGAAAGGAGTCCAGAAAATGATCCTCTGCTGATTTGGTTGACAGGAGGTCCTCGATGCTCTTCGTTTTATGGCCTCATCTACGAAATTG GTCCATTATCTTTCAAACTTACAAATTTGACTACAGATCCCTTAACACTTGTTCTGAATCCAAACTCGTGGAACAAG GTAGCAAACATCATATTCTTAGATGCTCCTGCTGGTACTGGTTACTCCTACTCCACCACTTCCCACGGGTTAATCTCTAGTGACACCTTACATTCAACCCGTATTTGTGAGTTTCTCCAGAAg TGGCTTACGACTCATCAAAAGTTCCTTGCAAATCCACTCTATGTTGCTGGTGACTCTTACTCTGGCAAAATCGTTCCCATCATTGCCCAGAAGATAGCTGATG GTATTGAAGCTGGAATCAAGCCACATTTGAATCTC CAGGGATACATAGTTGGCAATCCAGTTTCAAATGGACAACAGGACGTTAATTCTAGAATTGTATACGCTCATCATCTGGGACTTATATCAGATAGAATATATCAG TCAGCTAACAGGAATTGCAAGGGCGAATTTGTAGATTTTGATCCAAACAATCAACTGTGCCTGAACAGCCTTCAAGTAATCGATGAG TGCATTGGGAGAATTGATAAAGAACATATCTTGGCACCATTTTGCCTTGCATCAATTAACCATAACCAAAATTCCATACTGGAAATGAACTGGGAGTCTAATGATGACAGTTTCTTGGACTTTTCATTTCCTATGGTACAAATGTGTAGg GAAGATAAGATTCGGTATTCCGTTCTATGGCAAAATGATATAAATGTTCGCAAAGCTCTTAGTATTCGGGAG GGAACAAAAGGTCAATGGACTAAATGCAATAAAACTACTCCCTATACATTTGACATCGCAAGTAGTATTGAGTATCATCGCAATCTCAGCCGAAAATCCCTTCGTGTTATAATCTACAG CGGTGATCATGACATGGCTGTTCCATATATAAGTACGCTAGCATGGATAGAATCCATGAACTTtacaattgaagaggattggagaCCATGGTTCTCTAATGATCAAGTTGCAGG ATACAGTCTTTACTATTCGAATAATAAGGAGTATAATTTGACCTATGCGACAATAAAG GGAGGAGGACATACAGCTCCAGAATACAATCCCAAGGAATGTTTTGATATGATCAGTAGGTGGCTAGCGCATACGCCTTTGTAA
- the LOC112173386 gene encoding serine carboxypeptidase-like 18 isoform X3 translates to MRSNMIIYVRFWLWHAFILLLLTSNFALAQSIIKNLPAFQGDLPFKLETGYVGVGDSEEVQLFYYFVESERSPENDPLLIWLTGGPRCSSFYGLIYEIGPLSFKLTNLTTDPLTLVLNPNSWNKVANIIFLDAPAGTGYSYSTTSHGLISSDTLHSTRICEFLQKWLTTHQKFLANPLYVAGDSYSGKIVPIIAQKIADGIEAGIKPHLNLKGYIVGNPVSNGQQDVNSRIVYAHHLGLISDRIYQSANRNCKGEFVDFDPNNQLCLNSLQVIDEEDKIRYSVLWQNDINVRKALSIREGTKGQWTKCNKTTPYTFDIASSIEYHRNLSRKSLRVIIYSGDHDMAVPYISTLAWIESMNFTIEEDWRPWFSNDQVAGYSLYYSNNKEYNLTYATIKGGGHTAPEYNPKECFDMISRWLAHTPL, encoded by the exons ATGCGATCCAACATGATCATTTACGTTAGATTCTGGCTGTGGCATGCTTTTATTCTACTGCTGCTTACTTCCAACTTTGCTCTTGCACAGTCGATCATCAAGAACTTACCAGCCTTCCAGGGTGACCTCCCTTTCAAGCTTGAAACTGG GTATGTGGGCGTGGGAGATTCAGAAGAGGTGCAACTGTTCTACTACTTTGTTGAGTCAGAAAGGAGTCCAGAAAATGATCCTCTGCTGATTTGGTTGACAGGAGGTCCTCGATGCTCTTCGTTTTATGGCCTCATCTACGAAATTG GTCCATTATCTTTCAAACTTACAAATTTGACTACAGATCCCTTAACACTTGTTCTGAATCCAAACTCGTGGAACAAG GTAGCAAACATCATATTCTTAGATGCTCCTGCTGGTACTGGTTACTCCTACTCCACCACTTCCCACGGGTTAATCTCTAGTGACACCTTACATTCAACCCGTATTTGTGAGTTTCTCCAGAAg TGGCTTACGACTCATCAAAAGTTCCTTGCAAATCCACTCTATGTTGCTGGTGACTCTTACTCTGGCAAAATCGTTCCCATCATTGCCCAGAAGATAGCTGATG GTATTGAAGCTGGAATCAAGCCACATTTGAATCTCAAA GGATACATAGTTGGCAATCCAGTTTCAAATGGACAACAGGACGTTAATTCTAGAATTGTATACGCTCATCATCTGGGACTTATATCAGATAGAATATATCAG TCAGCTAACAGGAATTGCAAGGGCGAATTTGTAGATTTTGATCCAAACAATCAACTGTGCCTGAACAGCCTTCAAGTAATCGATGAG GAAGATAAGATTCGGTATTCCGTTCTATGGCAAAATGATATAAATGTTCGCAAAGCTCTTAGTATTCGGGAG GGAACAAAAGGTCAATGGACTAAATGCAATAAAACTACTCCCTATACATTTGACATCGCAAGTAGTATTGAGTATCATCGCAATCTCAGCCGAAAATCCCTTCGTGTTATAATCTACAG CGGTGATCATGACATGGCTGTTCCATATATAAGTACGCTAGCATGGATAGAATCCATGAACTTtacaattgaagaggattggagaCCATGGTTCTCTAATGATCAAGTTGCAGG ATACAGTCTTTACTATTCGAATAATAAGGAGTATAATTTGACCTATGCGACAATAAAG GGAGGAGGACATACAGCTCCAGAATACAATCCCAAGGAATGTTTTGATATGATCAGTAGGTGGCTAGCGCATACGCCTTTGTAA